A genomic stretch from Thermoplasma sp. Kam2015 includes:
- a CDS encoding MFS transporter, with amino-acid sequence MTLDTDHQHITRSQAHTIVATYLGWSLDAFDFFLITFVMLAIAKTFNVALVVITLSITLTLTMRFLGSLFFGPVGDKYGRKITMIISLTFLAFFDTLVAFSPTITVFLILRALYGFGMGGEWGSGFALAMESLPTKARGWVSGLIQGGYPTGYLLAAIVYLFIYPKYGWRPMFYFAALPAIAVIYIMITTRESPVYNEFKKRASFRQTFRTIGKHWKLFIYLSILLVGMNFVSHSTQDLYPTFLEHQLHFSTTYVASIAIAYNAAAIVGGVISGIISQNTRLGRKWNAIAFLIVGVAISPLWAFPELFGRSSIIYVAFLAPIIMQFIVQGAWAMPGVYMNERSPAEARATIPGVAYMIGVMVASTASTIEVLVSTMFHDNYSYSMLLLVLIVFPVTALIWFLGKESKNAKLDATPA; translated from the coding sequence CTTGGATGGTCCCTGGACGCATTCGACTTCTTTTTGATAACGTTTGTTATGCTTGCTATAGCAAAGACGTTCAATGTTGCCTTAGTTGTTATAACACTAAGTATAACACTCACTCTGACCATGAGGTTTTTGGGATCCCTCTTTTTTGGTCCTGTGGGCGACAAATATGGGCGCAAAATAACGATGATCATAAGTCTTACATTCCTTGCATTTTTCGATACGCTGGTAGCCTTTTCGCCAACCATTACAGTATTTCTCATACTCAGGGCGCTCTACGGTTTTGGCATGGGAGGAGAATGGGGATCTGGATTTGCACTCGCCATGGAATCTTTGCCCACAAAGGCAAGGGGCTGGGTATCTGGACTGATTCAGGGCGGATATCCAACTGGCTATCTCCTGGCAGCCATTGTATACCTATTCATCTATCCAAAATATGGCTGGAGACCTATGTTCTACTTCGCAGCACTGCCTGCCATAGCTGTAATATACATTATGATCACAACAAGGGAAAGTCCTGTCTACAATGAATTCAAGAAGAGAGCCTCGTTCAGGCAGACATTTAGAACGATAGGAAAACATTGGAAACTTTTCATCTATCTGTCCATTTTACTCGTTGGAATGAACTTCGTTTCCCATTCCACACAGGATCTCTATCCGACGTTTCTGGAGCATCAACTGCACTTCAGCACAACATACGTTGCCTCAATCGCAATAGCATATAATGCGGCCGCTATCGTTGGCGGCGTCATATCAGGCATAATTTCGCAGAATACCAGGCTGGGAAGAAAATGGAATGCCATTGCTTTCCTCATTGTCGGGGTTGCGATATCACCACTGTGGGCTTTTCCAGAGTTATTCGGAAGGTCATCGATCATATATGTTGCCTTCCTTGCTCCTATCATAATGCAGTTCATAGTTCAGGGGGCCTGGGCAATGCCCGGCGTATACATGAACGAAAGATCCCCAGCAGAGGCCAGGGCAACCATTCCTGGTGTCGCGTACATGATTGGAGTAATGGTTGCCTCAACTGCATCAACGATAGAGGTGTTGGTTTCAACGATGTTTCATGACAATTACTCCTACTCTATGCTACTATTGGTTCTGATAGTCTTTCCAGTAACAGCCTTGATATGGTTCCTTGGGAAGGAGAGCAAAAATGCAAAACTGGACGCAACTCCCGCATGA
- a CDS encoding bifunctional 2-polyprenyl-6-hydroxyphenol methylase/3-demethylubiquinol 3-O-methyltransferase UbiG has translation MDDSEDAFGHALMDYSKGRCSYEMVETRSGKIDVTSISYYFRSFDQWPGMEKDAIKHATGKIIDVGAGAGRHSLYLQNLGFDVIAMDISPLAVKVMKNRGVRNVVLGGIEDIHGPWDTLILLGNNFGLLRTVLEAKGFLRKFYQQSSDDARIIAETTDPYASGFTSAEGYSGELEIRVIYDRYRTDWFRYLLVDKAKLMDIIEDTGWHVDKLYEMSGVDVYCFVLSK, from the coding sequence ATGGATGATTCAGAAGATGCCTTTGGGCATGCACTCATGGATTATTCTAAGGGAAGATGCAGCTACGAGATGGTAGAAACCAGAAGCGGCAAGATAGATGTGACCTCAATTTCATATTATTTCAGATCTTTTGATCAGTGGCCCGGCATGGAAAAAGACGCTATAAAACATGCAACTGGAAAGATAATCGATGTTGGAGCAGGTGCTGGAAGACACTCCCTTTATCTTCAGAATCTTGGATTTGATGTGATCGCCATGGATATCTCACCACTTGCAGTGAAGGTTATGAAGAATCGCGGTGTAAGAAATGTTGTCCTAGGCGGAATAGAGGATATCCATGGCCCGTGGGACACCCTTATACTTCTGGGAAACAATTTCGGCCTTCTTCGCACAGTCCTTGAAGCAAAAGGTTTTCTTCGCAAATTTTACCAGCAATCTTCAGATGATGCTAGGATAATTGCTGAAACGACAGATCCATATGCCTCTGGCTTCACTTCTGCTGAAGGCTATTCAGGAGAGCTTGAGATAAGGGTGATCTACGACAGATACAGGACAGATTGGTTTAGATATCTCTTGGTCGACAAGGCAAAGCTGATGGACATCATCGAAGATACCGGCTGGCATGTTGATAAATTGTACGAGATGAGTGGAGTGGATGTTTACTGCTTCGTACTTTCAAAATGA